The Malus domestica chromosome 13, GDT2T_hap1 genome includes a window with the following:
- the LOC103451497 gene encoding transcription factor bHLH68-like yields MAEECGVAISSSSTQLTQQNWWDLVSSTNPWQQQQQQQQLNQKYSNSSNNNCDDVDQDVSISSTSFTNASNHSSLSVDSSRRLLADQRSASSNDDLINGEQVSDNHIWNHVLLSVNANHDLRNNDHGVGENFIDALPSKGLSTHHVMYDEPACDYLKKLDNNSTWEFTNSAASNFNNFEKQINGGFMDNNMNISIENERLTKLSNLVSSWSIAPPEPQLVLNNFPPHQVMDHDHHYSQPNLCHLKPQPFFNDSTSSCNPQMGITNRNSASSLFSCYRSQNMKVDDQNHGHPNGIEYQIGLDNPMAADHHNSKYFNGNGSILPDSYSSCTSTNAARNFADVISFTSRLGNKPLNDLHAPKPCFKSFNSSDHSKKQNLQTSSSARMSGGRGQGIANEGKKKRTDDTSSETVVKKPKQETSTVSSAKMQAPKVKLGDRITALQQIVSPFGKTDTASVLYEAIQYIKFLQEQVHVLLNSPYLKTNSPKDPWAMERKDHKGDTKVDLKSKGLCLVPVSCTPQVYRENTGSDYWTPTYRGSLYR; encoded by the exons ATGGCCGAAGAATGCGGTGttgcaatctcttcttcctctaCGCAGCTAACGCAACAAAACTGGTGGGATCTCGTCAGCTCTACCAACCCatggcagcagcagcagcagcagcagcaactaAATCAGAAGTACTCCAACTCTTCTAATAATAATTGTGATGATGTTGATCAGGATGTTTCAATCTCCAGTACTTCCTTTACCAATGCCTCCAACCACTCAAGCCTCAGCGTCGACTCCTCTCGCAGACTGCTTGCTGATCAACGTTCTGCTTCTTCCAACGACGACCTGATTAATGGCGAACAGGTCTCTGATAATCATATTTGGAACCATGTCCTATT AAGCGTTAATGCAAACCATGATTTACGCAACAATGATCATGGTGTTGGAGAGAACTTCATAGATGCACTACCATCCAAGGGCTTGTCAACTCATCATGTTATGTACGATGAGCCTGCTTGTGACTACTTGAAGAAGTTGGACAACAATAGTACTTGGGAGTTCACAAACTCAGCCGCCTCCAATTTCAACAATTTTGAAAAGCAAATAAATGGAGGATTCATGGATAACAACATGAATATTAGTATTGAGAACGAAAGGTTAACCAAGTTGTCTAATCTAGTCAGCAGTTGGTCCATTGCACCCCCAGAACCACAACTAGTACTCAACAATTTTCCTCCTCATCAAGTAATGGATCATGATCATCACTACTCACAACCAAATCTCTGTCACTTAAAGCCGCAACCGTTTTTTAATGATTCCACCTCATCATGCAATCCTCAGATGGGAATTACAAATAGAAACTCGGCATCCAGTTTATTTTCGTGTTACCGCAGTCAAAATATGAAGGTAGACGATCAGAACCATGGACACCCTAATGGCATTGAATATCAGATTGGCCTCGACAACCCAATGGCTGCAGATCATCATAATAGCAAGTACTTCAATGGAAATGGATCAATCTTGCCGGATTCTTATTCTTCATGCACTAGTACTAATGCAGCCAGAAATTTTGCAGATGTTATATCTTTTACGAGTCGATTAGGAAATAAGCCCTTGAATGACCTTCATGCTCCTAAGCCTTGTTTCAAATCTTTCAACTCTTCTGATCATTCTAAGAAGCAAAACCTGCAAACTTCTTCGTCG GCAAGAATGAGTGGTGGAAGAGGACAGGGAATtgcaaatgaaggaaaaaagaaaagaacggACGACACATCATCAGAAACAGTCGTGAAAAAGCCTAAGCAAGAAACTTCTACAGTTTCATCTGCAAAG ATGCAGGCACCAAAAGTCAAGCTTGGGGACAGGATCACGGCCCTTCAACAAATCGTGTCTCCATTTGGAAAG ACTGATACGGCATCAGTACTATACGAAGCGATTCAGTACATTAAGTTCCTGCAAGAACAAGTGCACGTG CTATTGAATAGCCCTTATTTGAAGACAAATTCACCAaag GATCCATGGGCGATGGAAAGAAAAGATCACAAGGGAGATACAAAGGTTGATCTCAAGAGCAAGGGCCTATGTTTGGTGCCTGTTTCATGTACGCCTCAAGTTTATCGTGAAAATACAGGATCAGACTATTGGACACCAACATATAGAGGAAGTTTGTATAGATAA